A genomic segment from Corylus avellana chromosome ca5, CavTom2PMs-1.0 encodes:
- the LOC132181749 gene encoding wax ester synthase/diacylglycerol acyltransferase 11-like yields MENFREGLEPVSPYGHYFNSSELCVSIIGVFESEIPINLVHAMSWLQNVFLPINPRFSSIMVTNKEGEKKWKMVEVKLEDHVHIPIIPTGLSPTLYDEHLDDCISNIGMERFPQNKPMWEVHIFNHPTSNAAATLIIKVHHALGDGYSIMSALLSCVQRADNPSLPLTLPSRRSTEAQSGNKSAWARVPQLFSLVFNTASDFGWSFLKSTLVEDDLTPIRSGDQGAGFLPLTLSSMTFSLDRIKHIKTKLGVTVNDIIVGIIFYGTRLCMQEISHKSSNSDSTALVLLNTRKVRNYKSIKEMVGDSEAPWGNRIAFLHVPIPKFNDPKSSNPLEYVLEAQKIIKKRRTSLGVYFTDRLLDIVKKLKGPEAAARYVHGTLRKSSMTISNMIGPMEQVTMANHPLKGFYFMTPGLAQVRVSSLGLPQL; encoded by the exons ATGGAGAACTTCAGAGAGGGATTGGAGCCAGTGAGTCCCTATGGACACTACTTCAACAGCTCTGAACTATGTGTATCTATTATTGGTGTTTTTGAATCTGAGATTCCCATCAACCTCGTCCACGCCATGTCATGGCTCCAGAATGTTTTCCTCCCCATCAATCCACGTTTCTCCTCAATCATG GTTACAAACAAAGAGGgtgagaaaaaatggaaaatggttgAAGTGAAGCTTGAAGACCACGTTCATATCCCTATTATCCCAACTGGCTTGTCACCCACGTTATACGATGAACATCTTGACGACTGCATATCAAATATAGGAATGGAGAGGTTCCCACAAAATAAACCGATGTGGGAAGTTCATATATTTAACCATCCAACAAGCAATGCTGCTGCCACTCTCATAATCAAGGTCCACCATGCGCTTGGCGATGGCTACTCCATCATGAGTGCACTTCTTTCTTGTGTGCAAAGGGCTGACAATCCTTCACTTCCCCTCACATTGCCTTCACGCCGGAGCACAGAAGCACAAAGTGGCAACAAAAGTGCTTGGGCGAGAGTGCCTCAACTCTTTTCCTTGGTCTTCAACACTGCATCAGATTTTGGATGGAGCTTTTTGAAGAGCACTTTAGTTGAAGATGATCTAACGCCGATAAGGTCTGGGGATCAAGGAGCCGGGTTTTTGCCACTCACGTTATCAAGCATGACATTCTCTCTTGATCGTATCAAACACATTAAGACCAAGCTTGGAGTG ACGGTGAATGATATAATTGTTGGGATAATCTTCTATGGCACCCGGTTATGCATGCAAGAGATAAGCCATAAATCAAGCAATTCAGATTCTACAGCATTGGTGTTGCTCAACACTAGGAAAGTTAGGAACTATAAATCAATCAAGGAGATGGTGGGAGACTCAGAGGCACCATGGGGGAACCGAATTGCCTTCTTGCATGTACCAATACCAAAGTTTAATGATCCTAAATCCTCAAACCCACTTGAGTATGTGTTGGAAGCACAAAAGATAATCAAGAAGAGGAGAACCTCATTAGGTGTTTATTTCACTGATAGGCTTTTGGACATTGTGAAGAAACTTAAAGGCCCAGAG GCAGCTGCTAGATATGTCCATGGGACATTGAGGAAATCCAGTATGACGATCTCAAACATGATTGGGCCAATGGAACAAGTGACTATGGCTAATCATCCGCTTAAAggcttttattttatgacaCCTGGTTTAGCTCAA GTAAGGGTCTCTTCACTTGGACTCCCACAACTTTGA